A single Desulfuromonas sp. DNA region contains:
- a CDS encoding DnaJ domain-containing protein, giving the protein MDRGSGRDNRPDYYQVLHVQADAPTEVIRSSYRTLMLKLKAHPDLGGEGESAALLNEANRTLCDPVLRREYDLQSGSDGEGRGAGRREGKGGDAPGSTGRRALTRPEYRAGAVCPFCGFPTADGDEERPDLFCQGCRSPLSPAEKIRLEAEQRAVRRMACREALTYHAKWPGERMPGRIRDLSPMGLCMAVDAPLPQGQVVKIDSAILSATVWVASCRAADGSDHAVGVEFITLHFHRPQGIFLSCSI; this is encoded by the coding sequence ATGGACAGGGGCAGTGGAAGGGATAATCGACCGGATTACTACCAGGTGCTGCACGTCCAGGCGGACGCCCCGACGGAGGTGATCCGTTCCAGCTACCGGACCCTGATGCTGAAGCTCAAGGCGCACCCGGATCTGGGGGGCGAGGGAGAGAGCGCCGCCCTGCTCAACGAGGCCAACCGGACCCTCTGCGACCCCGTCCTGCGGCGGGAGTACGACCTTCAGTCGGGGTCTGACGGAGAAGGGCGGGGTGCGGGGAGGCGAGAGGGAAAGGGGGGGGATGCGCCCGGCAGCACCGGGCGGCGCGCCCTGACACGACCCGAATACCGGGCCGGGGCGGTCTGCCCCTTCTGCGGGTTCCCGACGGCCGATGGGGACGAGGAAAGGCCGGACCTTTTCTGCCAGGGGTGCCGGAGCCCCCTCAGTCCGGCCGAGAAAATACGCCTCGAAGCCGAACAGCGGGCCGTCCGGCGCATGGCGTGCCGGGAGGCGTTAACCTACCATGCGAAATGGCCCGGGGAGAGGATGCCCGGGCGCATTCGCGATCTTTCCCCCATGGGGCTGTGCATGGCTGTCGATGCTCCCCTGCCGCAGGGGCAGGTGGTCAAGATTGACAGCGCCATCCTGAGCGCCACTGTCTGGGTGGCCAGCTGCCGAGCCGCCGATGGTTCGGACCATGCCGTCGGCGTGGAGTTCATCACTCTTCATTTTCACCGTCCCCAGGGCATCTTTCTCTCTTGCTCCATCTGA